One genomic window of Sulfurovum lithotrophicum includes the following:
- the glmS gene encoding glutamine--fructose-6-phosphate transaminase (isomerizing), producing the protein MCGIVGYIGPKEKKEILLDGLQELEYRGYDSAGIAVIEGEKLNSFKAIGKLENLREKTKEYSSEGFGISIGHTRWATHGKPTELNAHPHLGAYSYVVHNGIIENYQELKEELQKEGVHFLSQTDTETIVHLFEIYNNKMNDPFAAFEKTIGRLEGAYATLLITEAAPDTIFFAKNGSPMLIGFDGAEVYFASSDTPIIGKANEVYYLEDGEYGYVKEGEVHLFNAEGEKTFTKQPLTADKLSAQKDGYRFFMEKEIYEQSTVMSETIMGRVLADKIILDELDDDFFEGINAIKICACGTSYHSALTAAYLFERISKIRCDVEIASEFRYKEPLLSEDTLFITISQSGETADTLEALKMAKRAGLKSLSICNVDNSSIVRESNAAILTRAGIEKGVASTKAFATQTMVLWILALYMGQEKQTVSPDVLAKEIDAILHTPKALVVTDRLHAKLTRLSKRYLHGHGFFFIGRDIFFPLALEGALKLKEISYLHAEGYPAGEMKHGPIALADSDLFTIALMPKTMHYDKIKSNVEELSARDATICAISPESFELADDFIQTRYDTHPMLEFFEMMVVTQLLALEISVRLGNDVDMPRNLAKSVTVE; encoded by the coding sequence ATGTGTGGAATCGTAGGGTATATCGGCCCCAAAGAAAAAAAAGAAATACTGCTGGACGGACTGCAGGAGCTTGAGTACAGAGGCTATGACTCCGCAGGGATCGCGGTCATAGAGGGTGAAAAGCTCAACAGTTTCAAAGCCATCGGAAAACTGGAAAACCTTAGAGAGAAAACCAAAGAATATAGCAGTGAAGGCTTTGGCATCTCCATCGGACATACACGCTGGGCAACCCACGGCAAACCGACAGAACTCAATGCCCACCCGCATCTGGGGGCCTACTCCTATGTCGTACACAACGGGATCATCGAAAATTATCAGGAATTGAAAGAGGAGCTTCAAAAAGAAGGGGTCCATTTTCTAAGCCAGACCGATACGGAGACGATCGTCCACCTCTTTGAAATATACAATAACAAAATGAACGATCCGTTTGCAGCTTTTGAAAAGACGATCGGACGACTTGAAGGGGCTTATGCGACCCTGCTCATCACCGAGGCGGCACCCGACACCATCTTCTTTGCGAAGAACGGTTCTCCTATGCTTATCGGTTTTGACGGAGCAGAGGTCTACTTTGCTTCTTCCGATACGCCTATCATAGGAAAAGCGAATGAAGTCTATTACCTTGAAGACGGCGAATACGGCTATGTCAAAGAGGGAGAGGTCCACCTCTTCAATGCGGAAGGTGAAAAAACTTTTACCAAACAGCCTTTGACCGCAGACAAACTCTCCGCGCAGAAAGACGGGTACCGCTTCTTTATGGAGAAAGAGATCTATGAGCAAAGCACTGTCATGTCTGAAACTATTATGGGACGCGTGCTGGCTGATAAGATCATATTGGATGAGCTGGATGACGATTTCTTTGAAGGCATCAACGCTATCAAGATCTGTGCCTGCGGAACCTCTTATCACTCCGCACTGACCGCCGCCTATCTGTTTGAGCGCATTTCAAAGATCCGCTGCGATGTGGAGATCGCTTCAGAGTTCCGATACAAAGAACCGCTTTTAAGCGAAGATACCCTCTTTATCACTATTTCTCAGAGCGGTGAAACGGCCGATACGCTTGAAGCCTTGAAGATGGCCAAACGTGCGGGACTCAAAAGCCTGAGTATCTGTAACGTGGACAACTCTTCCATCGTACGGGAGAGTAATGCTGCCATCCTGACACGTGCAGGCATAGAAAAAGGAGTCGCCAGTACCAAAGCGTTTGCTACACAGACCATGGTACTCTGGATACTCGCACTCTATATGGGCCAGGAGAAGCAAACCGTTTCTCCGGATGTATTGGCAAAAGAGATCGATGCAATCCTTCATACACCCAAAGCCCTTGTCGTCACAGACCGACTGCATGCCAAACTGACCCGGCTTTCCAAACGTTATCTTCACGGGCACGGATTTTTCTTCATCGGAAGGGACATCTTCTTCCCACTTGCCCTCGAAGGTGCGCTCAAGCTCAAAGAGATCTCCTATCTGCATGCGGAAGGCTACCCGGCGGGCGAGATGAAACATGGTCCTATCGCACTTGCAGACAGCGATCTCTTTACCATCGCACTCATGCCAAAGACCATGCATTACGACAAGATCAAGTCGAATGTGGAAGAGCTTTCTGCCAGAGATGCCACCATCTGTGCCATCTCACCGGAGTCTTTTGAGTTAGCAGACGATTTCATCCAGACCAGGTATGACACTCACCCGATGTTGGAATTTTTTGAAATGATGGTGGTCACACAACTGCTTGCCTTGGAGATCTCTGTAAGACTTGGGAATGACGTGGATATGCCGAGGAATTTGGCAAAGTCTGTGACTGTGGAATAA
- a CDS encoding choline/ethanolamine kinase family protein produces MIARLKKHLFFKNKTIDSCTLLENQGYCNENYLVVANGVKYIVRKLLQEDIDRDFEWKVQNVTYKQGIAAEPLVFDKANGFMVFAFLEGEHKRKLDKNDVQCLAETLKKLHSISIDAKPIELQIKNKTDEVQKAFKTIENYPKEYVLCHNDLNPQNIFFPNDVKFIDFEYASVNDRYFDLACVCVEFGLNQADEAYMLVSYFGKIEWEKEKLKAYKVIYKALCKQWFYTC; encoded by the coding sequence ATGATAGCACGACTCAAAAAACACCTATTTTTTAAAAATAAAACAATAGACTCATGTACACTTTTGGAAAATCAAGGGTATTGTAATGAAAACTATCTAGTGGTGGCCAATGGGGTTAAATATATTGTCCGTAAACTTTTACAGGAAGATATAGACAGAGACTTTGAGTGGAAAGTGCAAAACGTAACTTACAAGCAAGGTATTGCAGCAGAACCTTTGGTGTTTGACAAAGCCAATGGCTTTATGGTGTTTGCATTTTTAGAGGGGGAACATAAGAGAAAGCTTGATAAAAACGATGTACAATGTTTGGCTGAAACTTTAAAAAAACTGCATAGCATCAGTATAGATGCAAAACCCATAGAACTCCAAATAAAAAATAAAACAGATGAAGTCCAGAAAGCATTCAAAACCATAGAGAACTACCCCAAAGAGTATGTCCTCTGTCATAATGACCTTAACCCGCAAAATATCTTTTTTCCCAATGATGTAAAGTTCATAGATTTTGAATATGCAAGCGTAAATGACAGATATTTTGATCTGGCTTGTGTTTGTGTGGAGTTTGGATTGAACCAGGCAGATGAAGCATATATGCTGGTTTCATATTTTGGTAAAATAGAATGGGAAAAAGAAAAATTGAAGGCTTACAAGGTGATTTACAAAGCCTTATGTAAGCAATGGTTTTATACATGCTAG
- a CDS encoding ATP-binding cassette domain-containing protein — MLSINDLKYRYKNADDLYTYALSVERGEIAAILGQSGSGKSTLLDIIAGFLPASGGNISLDGRELTDLPVEKRPVSILFQNHNLFEHLSVQKNILLGVSRTLKSSRKEFEKVGEILKEVGLEKYEYAPVASLSGGQQQRVALARVLLRREPILLLDEPFTGLDRETKIEMLDLVKKITTENHLHTIMVTHDLLDAERIADKVYKMQNHTLVKQ, encoded by the coding sequence TTGCTGAGCATAAATGATTTGAAATACCGATATAAAAATGCCGATGATCTCTATACCTATGCCCTCTCCGTGGAGAGGGGAGAGATCGCTGCCATACTTGGACAAAGCGGAAGCGGAAAGTCCACACTGCTGGATATCATTGCAGGTTTTCTCCCGGCATCAGGCGGAAATATTAGCCTGGACGGAAGAGAATTGACCGATCTACCTGTAGAAAAAAGACCGGTAAGCATACTGTTTCAGAATCATAATCTCTTTGAACATCTCTCCGTACAAAAGAACATTCTTTTGGGTGTAAGCAGAACATTGAAAAGCAGTCGGAAGGAGTTTGAAAAAGTAGGGGAGATACTTAAAGAGGTTGGTCTGGAAAAGTATGAATACGCGCCTGTTGCATCCCTTTCCGGCGGCCAACAGCAGCGTGTGGCACTGGCACGTGTCTTGCTGAGGAGAGAACCTATACTTCTGCTGGATGAACCGTTTACCGGGCTGGACAGAGAGACAAAAATTGAAATGCTTGACCTGGTCAAAAAGATCACTACAGAAAACCATTTGCATACGATCATGGTCACGCATGATCTCCTGGATGCTGAGCGTATTGCCGATAAAGTCTATAAGATGCAAAACCATACACTTGTAAAACAATGA
- a CDS encoding ABC transporter permease subunit, producing MLKRLYGFKGSLLPGLFVSFFLLGFALLLFMTLLGAEDPVQITRLDERVYGLLEFTLYQAFLSTLLSLAVGIVLAWSLAHQSDFKGRSVLVALFSSSLVLPTLLVAFGLIGIYGRNGWINQISIALFDHSFGSYLYGLSGILLAHTYLNASFASRSLLHTFESIPKEKYKLAKSLGFSTFQRFIYVELPALKPTLLSIASTIFLLCFSSFAIVLILGGSPAYNTLEVAIYEAVRIDFDIAMALKLALIQLAISTLLVIFSSNFRTGLSNLKTASVRIPWKEAEHIGWIQRTVIALFTLFFVLPLLVIIADGSGADFGRIFAESLFVKSFLTSLVFAVASSILTVVLALFLSDAKRHFTLKNRLADRVFSKPLSLLISFSGNLYLAIPSLVMGLGFFLLSQKYEAPIVVWASAAVLTANVLMSLPFALSVLSPVMQKTAQRYDKLVFSLNLGKVQRWIYCEYPYLKSSIGYVFALAFCFSLGDLGIIALFGSDEFSTLPWYLYQLMGSYRTNDAAGVALILLVIILSVFVAVPRLFERKVSGGEVAEHK from the coding sequence ATGCTAAAGAGATTGTATGGCTTTAAAGGCTCTTTGCTGCCGGGTCTTTTTGTTTCTTTCTTTTTACTGGGCTTCGCACTTTTGCTTTTTATGACACTTTTGGGGGCAGAGGACCCGGTACAGATTACCCGACTTGACGAGAGGGTGTATGGACTTTTGGAATTTACGCTTTATCAGGCGTTTTTGTCCACGCTGCTTTCTCTGGCTGTAGGTATTGTGCTTGCCTGGAGCCTGGCGCATCAGTCAGACTTTAAAGGACGCTCGGTACTGGTCGCTCTTTTTTCTTCCTCACTGGTCTTGCCCACGCTGCTTGTCGCTTTCGGGCTCATCGGTATTTATGGACGTAACGGGTGGATCAACCAGATCAGCATCGCTCTTTTCGATCATTCTTTCGGTTCCTACCTTTACGGCCTGAGCGGGATATTGCTGGCACATACCTACCTGAATGCTTCATTTGCATCACGTTCCCTGCTGCACACTTTCGAAAGTATCCCCAAAGAAAAATACAAGCTTGCCAAAAGTCTGGGGTTTAGCACATTCCAAAGATTCATCTATGTGGAACTGCCTGCTTTGAAGCCCACACTTTTGAGTATTGCTTCAACCATATTCCTTTTATGCTTCAGTTCATTCGCCATTGTGCTTATCCTGGGCGGCTCTCCGGCGTACAATACTCTGGAAGTTGCCATCTATGAAGCGGTAAGGATTGATTTTGACATTGCTATGGCTTTGAAACTGGCACTGATACAGCTTGCTATCTCTACACTGCTGGTGATCTTCTCTTCCAATTTCAGGACAGGGCTGAGCAACCTGAAAACCGCTTCTGTCCGGATACCCTGGAAAGAAGCAGAACATATCGGGTGGATACAGAGAACAGTGATCGCACTTTTCACTCTCTTTTTTGTTTTGCCGCTTCTTGTGATCATTGCCGATGGTTCAGGTGCGGATTTCGGACGTATATTTGCTGAGTCACTCTTTGTAAAATCGTTTCTGACGAGTCTAGTGTTTGCCGTTGCCTCAAGCATACTGACCGTTGTGCTTGCTCTGTTCTTAAGTGATGCAAAACGCCATTTTACCTTAAAGAACCGTTTGGCGGACAGGGTTTTTTCAAAACCTTTGAGTCTGCTGATCTCTTTTTCCGGTAATCTCTACCTCGCCATTCCTTCACTCGTGATGGGGCTGGGATTTTTTCTGCTGTCCCAAAAATATGAGGCTCCTATAGTGGTCTGGGCCTCGGCAGCCGTATTGACGGCAAATGTACTGATGTCTCTGCCTTTTGCACTTTCTGTACTGAGTCCCGTGATGCAGAAAACGGCACAGCGGTATGACAAACTGGTATTTTCACTAAACCTTGGCAAAGTGCAGAGATGGATCTATTGCGAATATCCTTATCTGAAATCCTCCATAGGCTATGTTTTTGCTCTGGCTTTTTGTTTTTCACTGGGGGATTTGGGTATCATAGCACTTTTCGGGTCAGATGAATTCTCGACCCTGCCATGGTATCTCTATCAGCTTATGGGCTCCTATCGAACCAATGACGCCGCAGGGGTTGCGCTGATCCTGTTGGTGATCATACTGAGTGTATTTGTGGCTGTGCCAAGGCTGTTTGAAAGAAAAGTATCCGGAGGCGAAGTTGCTGAGCATAAATGA
- the thiB gene encoding thiamine ABC transporter substrate binding subunit: MFKIIHTLLITFMFTSVAFGQDIKPTLTVYTYNSFTASWGAAPKIKEAFERECNCTLKFVSTSSSIGALRKIQLEGKHTKADILLGLDTSIAQTANKTGLFEKHDLNTSMLLLPVPYKDENFVPYDYSYFAFVYDSDKLKEVPDSFEALASMPENFKILIQDPRSSTSGLGLLLWIKELYGEKAGAYWKRLAPHILTITKGWSESYSLFLKGEADMVLSYTTSPAYHMIEEKKNNIKAASFKEGHYGQIEVAAMLKSSKHKALAREFLSFMLSPAFADIIPTTNWAYPVVKTTKGLPNAFEQLIVPSKMLLMDGKKVEASRKAYIDEWLNALRR; the protein is encoded by the coding sequence ATGTTTAAAATCATTCATACTCTTCTTATCACTTTCATGTTTACATCCGTTGCATTCGGGCAGGACATAAAACCCACACTGACCGTCTACACCTACAACTCTTTCACGGCTTCATGGGGTGCGGCTCCCAAGATAAAAGAAGCTTTTGAAAGAGAGTGTAACTGCACGCTGAAGTTTGTTTCTACTTCCAGTTCTATAGGTGCATTGCGGAAAATACAGCTGGAAGGAAAACATACCAAAGCAGACATTTTACTGGGGCTGGATACAAGTATCGCACAAACAGCGAATAAGACCGGGCTTTTTGAAAAGCACGATCTCAATACTTCCATGCTTCTCCTGCCTGTACCTTACAAAGATGAAAATTTTGTACCGTATGACTACAGCTATTTTGCCTTTGTATACGACAGTGATAAGCTCAAAGAGGTACCTGACTCATTTGAAGCGTTGGCATCTATGCCCGAGAATTTTAAAATTCTCATTCAGGACCCGCGTTCTTCTACTTCCGGGCTGGGTCTTCTTTTATGGATCAAAGAGCTCTATGGTGAAAAAGCCGGGGCATACTGGAAACGTCTGGCTCCCCATATTCTGACGATCACCAAAGGGTGGTCTGAATCCTATAGTCTCTTTTTGAAAGGTGAGGCCGATATGGTACTCTCCTACACCACTTCACCCGCATACCATATGATAGAAGAGAAGAAAAACAATATCAAAGCGGCCAGTTTCAAAGAGGGCCATTACGGGCAGATAGAAGTGGCAGCGATGCTGAAATCATCCAAACATAAAGCATTGGCGAGGGAGTTTCTCTCTTTTATGCTTTCCCCTGCCTTTGCAGATATCATCCCTACGACCAACTGGGCATATCCGGTGGTAAAGACCACAAAAGGGTTACCCAATGCTTTTGAACAGTTGATCGTACCATCCAAAATGCTTTTAATGGATGGCAAAAAGGTAGAAGCCAGCCGAAAAGCATACATCGATGAATGGCTGAATGCCTTGAGACGATAA
- a CDS encoding TonB-dependent receptor, with the protein MKSRFLTLSVMAASALVSTALYAEEVNIDPIVVGADFREANLSQVTNSMTVFAEEDLYDKATEPFIETLTQAPNVNFSAGASKAKYVQIRGIGERSQFETPINPSVGIIIDGMDFSQNPLGITLFDTKQVEVLRGPQGTTFGANGMAGVIVVQSNEPTAETNGHFEATVGNYNTKAVGAAVGGSIIDDTLLGRISVYKNSSDGYMENSYLGRDDTNNIDELTVKAALKWLITDTSTMNINYIHADIDNGYDAFTLDNSRVSHADKPGKDTQLTDAFSLKYTNQINDAMHLIAAVSHSDTDSEYSYDEDWSYVGEFDDSLWPYDWFDRYLRNRKQTDFDMRMVSDKAGKIFNGTTAWTVGMYYKDYSEGLNRNHFKDDHWETFTHNYDTTNKAIYGQIDSDLTDKLVFTLGLRAENWDVDYSDSNAFTENTDENLYGGKIGLSYKADENALYYATLSRGYKPGGVNADNTLPSEDRTFETETLWNLDVGVNSKYFDNTLVNRLNFFYGKRRDQQVKAYIENDRSFSDYFDNAAKGTYYGLESELDYYPNDTLHLYSKLGLLHAEFDEYTPEMTGRAPAQSPKYQYNVGLDYSFLENWRFKANVEGMGSYYFSDTHDQKSDSYALLNSSIEYVYGNFSATLWGRNLADKEYDVRGFYFGNDPSKFYEPELYTQKGTPRTFGLTLTYDF; encoded by the coding sequence ATGAAATCCAGATTTTTAACATTATCGGTCATGGCGGCTTCGGCACTTGTCTCGACAGCACTTTACGCAGAAGAGGTAAACATTGACCCTATTGTAGTCGGCGCAGACTTCAGGGAAGCAAACCTTTCACAGGTTACCAACAGTATGACGGTCTTCGCCGAAGAGGATCTATATGACAAGGCGACAGAGCCTTTTATAGAAACGCTTACACAGGCACCCAATGTCAACTTTTCTGCAGGAGCATCCAAGGCAAAATATGTGCAGATTAGAGGTATCGGTGAGCGTAGCCAGTTTGAAACACCGATCAATCCTTCGGTCGGTATCATCATTGATGGCATGGACTTTTCACAAAACCCTCTGGGGATTACACTGTTCGACACGAAACAGGTAGAAGTACTCCGTGGACCGCAGGGAACGACATTCGGTGCCAATGGCATGGCCGGTGTGATCGTGGTCCAAAGTAATGAACCTACGGCAGAAACGAACGGCCATTTTGAAGCAACAGTGGGAAACTACAATACCAAAGCGGTCGGTGCGGCAGTCGGTGGCAGCATTATCGATGATACACTGCTTGGACGTATCTCTGTCTACAAGAACAGTAGTGACGGGTATATGGAGAACAGCTATCTCGGGCGTGACGATACGAACAATATCGATGAATTGACAGTAAAAGCAGCACTCAAATGGCTTATTACCGATACCAGTACGATGAATATTAACTACATTCATGCAGATATAGACAATGGTTATGATGCGTTTACACTGGACAATTCACGAGTGTCCCATGCAGACAAACCGGGTAAAGATACACAGCTGACAGATGCATTCTCACTCAAATATACCAATCAGATCAATGATGCAATGCACTTGATCGCCGCAGTAAGTCACAGTGACACTGATTCTGAATACAGTTATGACGAGGACTGGTCGTATGTAGGGGAATTTGATGACTCACTTTGGCCGTACGACTGGTTTGACCGGTATCTTAGAAACAGAAAGCAGACAGATTTTGACATGCGTATGGTCTCGGATAAGGCAGGAAAGATATTTAACGGTACTACTGCCTGGACAGTCGGCATGTATTATAAAGACTACAGTGAAGGGTTGAACAGAAACCATTTCAAGGATGACCACTGGGAAACGTTTACCCATAATTATGATACGACGAATAAAGCAATCTACGGACAAATAGACAGTGATCTGACAGACAAACTTGTTTTCACTTTGGGGCTGAGAGCGGAGAATTGGGATGTGGATTACAGTGATTCCAATGCCTTTACCGAAAATACGGATGAGAATCTGTACGGAGGAAAGATCGGACTTTCTTACAAGGCGGATGAGAATGCTCTCTATTATGCAACTCTTTCCAGAGGCTACAAGCCAGGAGGTGTCAATGCGGACAATACGCTTCCGAGTGAAGACAGAACTTTTGAGACTGAGACCCTCTGGAATCTCGATGTAGGTGTGAATTCAAAATACTTTGATAACACACTTGTCAACCGTCTCAACTTCTTTTACGGTAAACGAAGAGACCAGCAGGTCAAAGCCTATATAGAGAACGATAGAAGTTTTTCCGACTATTTCGACAATGCGGCAAAGGGAACGTATTATGGTCTTGAATCTGAATTGGATTACTACCCCAATGACACTCTGCACCTCTACAGCAAACTGGGGCTGCTCCATGCAGAATTTGATGAGTATACGCCTGAAATGACAGGACGTGCACCGGCACAGTCACCGAAATATCAGTATAATGTGGGATTGGATTACAGCTTTTTGGAGAACTGGAGATTCAAAGCCAATGTAGAGGGAATGGGCAGCTATTATTTCTCCGATACACATGACCAGAAGTCTGACTCATATGCACTTCTCAACAGCAGCATAGAATATGTTTACGGTAACTTCAGTGCAACATTGTGGGGAAGGAATCTCGCAGACAAGGAATATGATGTTCGCGGATTTTATTTTGGTAACGATCCGTCCAAATTCTACGAGCCGGAACTCTATACGCAAAAAGGGACACCAAGAACCTTCGGTCTGACACTGACCTACGATTTTTAA
- the thiD gene encoding bifunctional hydroxymethylpyrimidine kinase/phosphomethylpyrimidine kinase, which yields MGSEHTPTVLTIAGFDPYGGAGVVMDVKTIHALGGYALSSVTAVTAQNSTGVKSVQNISPEILRAQLEVLLDDISVDAVKIGMLADKEVVRSIVEVIQKYDLKNIVLDTVLVSSSGRQLIREDAVEVMKKELFPLVDLITPNIPEVNTLQHHTYSGKESETQEVAQAFFDLGVNAVLLKGGHSEAEEAIDHLVQRDDTMESFAHRRIDTTHTHGTGCLLSSAVATGLAKGLEMNESVSEAKDFLSRKLEHADELDLQYHTKNEEKREPIF from the coding sequence ATGGGGTCTGAGCATACGCCGACGGTACTGACCATTGCCGGATTTGATCCGTATGGTGGGGCAGGGGTAGTGATGGATGTAAAGACGATCCATGCATTGGGAGGGTATGCTCTCTCTTCGGTTACTGCCGTTACTGCGCAAAATTCAACGGGTGTTAAAAGTGTTCAGAATATTTCACCCGAAATACTCAGAGCACAGCTTGAAGTACTTTTGGATGACATCAGTGTGGATGCAGTGAAGATCGGTATGCTTGCCGACAAAGAGGTGGTTCGAAGTATTGTTGAGGTCATTCAAAAATACGATTTGAAAAATATCGTCTTAGATACGGTATTGGTCAGTTCAAGCGGCAGGCAACTGATCCGAGAGGATGCTGTAGAGGTTATGAAAAAGGAACTTTTCCCTCTGGTCGATCTCATAACACCAAACATTCCGGAGGTCAATACCCTGCAGCATCACACATACAGTGGAAAAGAAAGTGAGACCCAAGAGGTTGCCCAAGCCTTTTTTGATCTGGGTGTGAACGCAGTACTGCTTAAAGGCGGTCATAGTGAAGCTGAAGAGGCGATTGATCATCTTGTACAGCGAGACGATACTATGGAGTCGTTCGCTCACAGAAGAATAGACACCACCCATACACACGGCACAGGCTGTCTTCTCTCTTCAGCAGTAGCAACAGGGCTTGCAAAAGGGCTGGAAATGAATGAAAGCGTGTCGGAAGCCAAAGACTTTCTTTCCCGGAAGCTGGAACATGCTGATGAATTAGACTTGCAATATCATACCAAAAATGAGGAAAAAAGGGAGCCGATCTTTTAA
- a CDS encoding thiamine phosphate synthase — MRFPKCNESPLGIYPVVDRADKLRPLYECGITTAQLRVKDMEGKALEQEIIEAIRISEEFKARLFVNDYWQLAIEHDAYGIHLGQEDIREADVAAIFDAGIRLGISTHTPEEIDIALGFEPSYIAIGPVFVPISKELKYNTVGIGLLKSWAESVDYPVVAIGGITLDNIKEVAQTKAASGIAMISGVLEADKVSKEKTKVLIEVFETYGV; from the coding sequence ATGAGATTTCCAAAATGTAACGAAAGCCCGCTGGGTATCTACCCGGTCGTGGACAGAGCCGATAAACTCAGACCGCTTTACGAATGCGGTATCACGACAGCGCAACTGCGTGTCAAGGATATGGAAGGTAAAGCGCTTGAGCAAGAGATCATAGAAGCGATCAGGATATCTGAAGAATTCAAAGCCAGACTTTTTGTCAATGACTACTGGCAGCTTGCCATCGAGCATGATGCCTACGGTATTCATTTGGGGCAGGAAGACATCCGGGAAGCGGATGTAGCGGCCATATTTGATGCAGGTATCCGTCTGGGCATCAGCACACACACGCCAGAAGAGATCGATATCGCCCTGGGATTTGAACCTTCCTATATCGCGATCGGCCCTGTTTTTGTACCGATCTCCAAGGAGTTGAAGTACAATACGGTGGGCATTGGACTGCTGAAATCGTGGGCGGAAAGTGTGGACTATCCGGTGGTGGCTATCGGCGGGATTACCCTCGATAATATCAAAGAGGTTGCACAGACGAAAGCAGCCAGTGGCATCGCGATGATCTCCGGTGTATTGGAGGCAGACAAGGTCAGTAAGGAAAAAACAAAAGTACTCATAGAGGTATTTGAAACCTATGGGGTCTGA
- a CDS encoding thiazole synthase: MTQHMKQEEKSWQIGGKTLNSRMFIGSALYPSPAIMEASIRASGSQVVTVSLRRQGVNKEAGEGFWKIIRDLGMEVLPNTAGCHSAKEAITIAMMAREVFKTSWIKLEVIGDQYNLQPDPYETVEAAKVLIQEGFEVFPYTTDDLVFAKRLVDVGCNILMPWGSPIGSGKGLINPYNLKAIREAFPEMPLIIDAGIGKPSHAIQAMELGYDGILLNSAVALAQDPLAMAKAFSLAVEAGRTGYEAGAMQEREFASPSTPTVGTPFWHQNQ, translated from the coding sequence ATGACACAACATATGAAACAGGAAGAGAAGAGCTGGCAGATCGGTGGTAAGACCCTGAATTCAAGGATGTTCATAGGCTCGGCGCTTTACCCTTCACCTGCAATTATGGAGGCATCGATCAGAGCTTCAGGTTCACAGGTGGTCACTGTTTCCCTGCGCCGACAGGGTGTGAACAAGGAAGCGGGTGAAGGATTCTGGAAGATCATCCGTGATCTGGGGATGGAAGTACTTCCCAATACGGCAGGATGCCACTCTGCCAAAGAAGCGATCACCATTGCAATGATGGCCAGGGAAGTCTTCAAGACCAGTTGGATCAAGCTTGAAGTGATAGGTGACCAGTACAACTTGCAGCCGGATCCTTATGAAACGGTAGAAGCAGCCAAGGTACTCATTCAAGAGGGGTTTGAAGTATTTCCTTATACGACGGACGATCTGGTTTTTGCCAAGAGACTGGTCGATGTTGGGTGTAACATTCTGATGCCGTGGGGATCACCCATCGGGTCGGGGAAAGGGCTGATAAATCCTTACAATCTCAAAGCGATCAGGGAAGCCTTTCCTGAAATGCCGCTCATCATAGATGCAGGTATCGGAAAACCCTCCCATGCTATCCAGGCGATGGAACTGGGGTATGACGGCATTCTTCTCAATTCGGCAGTGGCCCTTGCACAGGACCCTCTAGCCATGGCAAAGGCATTTTCCCTGGCAGTTGAAGCCGGGCGAACAGGGTATGAAGCGGGTGCAATGCAGGAGCGTGAGTTTGCTTCTCCCTCCACACCGACGGTCGGCACACCTTTCTGGCACCAGAATCAGTGA
- the thiS gene encoding sulfur carrier protein ThiS: protein MMIIVNGESKEVAGQMSIAELIAFLGFSEKVGAVAYNMTFVPSDSYEKTLLSEGDEVEILAPVCGG from the coding sequence ATGATGATCATAGTCAATGGTGAGAGCAAAGAGGTAGCAGGTCAAATGAGTATTGCAGAACTTATCGCTTTTCTTGGGTTTTCCGAAAAAGTGGGCGCTGTGGCATACAACATGACCTTTGTACCATCGGACAGCTATGAAAAAACACTTTTGAGTGAAGGTGATGAGGTCGAGATACTCGCACCGGTCTGCGGAGGGTAA